A region of Massilia sp. WG5 DNA encodes the following proteins:
- a CDS encoding ABC transporter ATP-binding protein — MALLTFDLDNKPRQSWASIGVLLAVMIVFPFVASQFGNSWVRILDMALLYIMLALGLNIVVGFAGLLDLGYIAFFAVGAYLTGLLASPQFASLLESVVNYSPALGDSLVALFGEDIRSNGIHLSVWAIVPLAAIVAGVFGALLGAPTLKLRGDYLAIVTLGFGEIIRIFMNNLNDPINFTNGPQGINLIDPIRIFGVSLAGEAGSRATVYIAGFGIPSVNAYYFLFLLLCIVTIFMTSRLQHSRLGRAWVAIREDEIAAKAMGINTRNVKLLAFSMGACFGGVAGAMFAAFQGFVSPESFSLTESIAVLAMVVLGGIGHIPGVVMGGVLLAALPEILRHVVEPAQRGLFGKVLIEAEVLRQLLYGLAMVVIMLYRPAGLWPSPRKEDRPAAAIAKEEHEENKA; from the coding sequence ATGGCTCTCCTGACCTTCGACCTCGACAACAAACCGCGCCAGTCCTGGGCCAGCATCGGCGTGCTGCTGGCGGTGATGATCGTCTTCCCCTTCGTTGCCAGCCAGTTCGGCAACTCCTGGGTGCGCATCCTCGACATGGCCCTGCTGTACATCATGCTGGCGCTGGGCCTGAACATCGTGGTCGGCTTCGCCGGCCTGCTCGACCTCGGCTACATCGCCTTCTTCGCGGTGGGCGCCTACCTGACCGGCCTGCTGGCGTCGCCGCAGTTTGCCAGCCTGCTGGAATCGGTCGTCAACTATTCGCCGGCGCTGGGCGATTCCCTGGTTGCGCTGTTCGGCGAAGACATCCGCAGCAACGGCATCCATTTGTCGGTGTGGGCGATCGTGCCGCTGGCGGCGATCGTGGCCGGCGTCTTCGGGGCGCTGCTGGGCGCGCCGACCCTCAAGCTGCGCGGCGACTACCTGGCCATTGTGACCCTGGGCTTCGGCGAGATCATCCGGATCTTCATGAACAACCTGAACGATCCGATCAACTTCACCAACGGTCCGCAGGGCATCAACCTGATCGATCCGATCCGTATCTTCGGCGTTTCGCTGGCGGGGGAGGCGGGCTCGCGGGCCACGGTGTATATCGCCGGTTTCGGCATCCCGTCGGTGAACGCCTACTACTTCCTGTTCCTGCTGCTGTGCATCGTGACCATCTTCATGACCAGCCGCCTGCAGCATTCGCGCCTGGGCCGCGCCTGGGTGGCGATCCGCGAGGACGAGATCGCAGCCAAGGCGATGGGCATCAACACCCGCAACGTCAAGCTGCTGGCGTTCTCGATGGGCGCCTGCTTCGGCGGCGTGGCCGGCGCGATGTTCGCGGCCTTCCAGGGTTTCGTTTCGCCGGAATCCTTCTCGCTGACCGAGTCGATCGCCGTGCTGGCGATGGTGGTGCTGGGCGGCATCGGCCACATCCCCGGCGTGGTGATGGGCGGCGTGCTGCTGGCGGCCCTGCCGGAAATCCTGCGCCACGTGGTCGAACCGGCCCAGCGGGGGCTGTTCGGCAAGGTGCTGATCGAAGCCGAGGTGCTGCGCCAGCTGCTGTACGGCCTGGCCATGGTCGTCATCATGCTGTACCGCCCGGCCGGCCTGTGGCCGTCGCCGCGCAAGGAAGACCGCCCGGCCGCGGCCATCGCGAAGGAAGAACACGAAGAGAACAAGGCATGA
- a CDS encoding branched-chain amino acid ABC transporter permease, producing METFIQQILNGLVLGSMYALIALGYTMVYGVLNLINFAHGDVLMIGAMVGLSILKGLEAAFPGMSGGLQLALAIIGAMPVTMLVNVLIERIAYRRLRNAPRLAPLITAIGVSILLQTFAMMIWGRSPLPFPQLLSSEPIMLGGAVISQTQVLLLVLAALSMMALVFLVEKTKMGRAMRAVAENPRVAGLMGVDSNRVVVTTFAIGAALAAVAGVMWGANYASIQFAMGTVPGMKAFSAAVLGGIGNIYGAMIGGIVLGIIESLGAGYIGDLTGGFLGSNYQDIFAFIVLILVLTVRPSGIMGERVADRA from the coding sequence ATGGAAACTTTCATCCAACAGATCCTGAACGGACTGGTGCTGGGCAGCATGTATGCGCTGATTGCGCTCGGCTATACCATGGTCTACGGGGTGCTGAACCTGATTAACTTCGCCCACGGCGACGTGCTGATGATCGGCGCGATGGTCGGCCTGAGCATCCTGAAGGGCCTCGAGGCCGCCTTCCCGGGCATGTCAGGCGGGCTGCAGCTGGCGCTCGCGATCATCGGCGCGATGCCGGTGACGATGCTGGTGAATGTGCTGATCGAACGCATCGCCTACCGCCGCCTGCGCAATGCGCCGCGCCTGGCGCCATTGATTACCGCGATCGGCGTCTCGATCCTGCTGCAGACCTTCGCCATGATGATCTGGGGCCGCAGCCCGCTGCCTTTCCCGCAGCTGCTGTCGTCCGAGCCGATCATGCTCGGTGGCGCCGTGATTTCGCAAACCCAGGTGCTGCTGCTGGTGCTGGCCGCGCTCAGCATGATGGCGCTGGTGTTCCTGGTCGAAAAGACGAAGATGGGCCGCGCCATGCGCGCCGTCGCCGAGAACCCGCGCGTGGCCGGCCTGATGGGCGTGGACTCGAACCGCGTGGTGGTGACCACCTTCGCCATCGGCGCCGCGCTGGCGGCTGTGGCCGGCGTGATGTGGGGCGCCAACTATGCCTCGATCCAGTTCGCGATGGGCACGGTGCCCGGCATGAAGGCCTTCTCGGCCGCGGTGCTGGGCGGCATCGGCAATATCTATGGCGCGATGATCGGCGGGATCGTTCTCGGCATCATCGAGAGCCTGGGCGCCGGCTATATCGGCGACCTGACCGGCGGCTTCCTCGGCAGTAATTACCAGGACATCTTCGCCTTCATCGTGCTGATCCTGGTGCTGACCGTGCGCCCGTCCGGCATCATGGGCGAACGCGTGGCCGACCGCGCCTGA
- a CDS encoding adenine phosphoribosyltransferase, protein MAFQSIPLEFFQDYPEPGVNFIDVGCIFDNPVHWQVAIDTLYERTADLHFDFIVAMDARGFMIAGALAYKRAIGFAMARKPGKLPGEAISIDYQREYGSATIEIQPARIKGERVLIVDDVLATGGTIEAAASLLRQAGKEVVGAAALFDISFFQSKRTLTMPVITLRDV, encoded by the coding sequence ATGGCTTTCCAATCGATTCCGCTGGAGTTCTTCCAGGACTATCCGGAACCCGGCGTCAATTTCATCGACGTCGGCTGCATCTTCGACAACCCGGTGCACTGGCAGGTCGCGATCGACACCCTGTACGAGCGCACTGCCGACCTGCATTTCGATTTCATCGTGGCGATGGATGCGCGCGGCTTCATGATCGCCGGCGCGCTCGCCTACAAGCGTGCGATCGGCTTCGCGATGGCGCGCAAACCGGGCAAGCTCCCGGGCGAGGCGATCAGCATCGACTACCAGCGCGAGTACGGCAGCGCGACCATCGAGATCCAGCCGGCGCGCATCAAGGGCGAGCGCGTGCTGATCGTCGACGACGTGCTGGCCACCGGCGGCACCATCGAGGCGGCGGCCAGCCTGCTGCGCCAGGCCGGCAAGGAAGTGGTGGGCGCGGCAGCGCTGTTCGACATCTCCTTCTTCCAGAGCAAGCGCACTCTCACAATGCCTGTCATTACGCTGCGCGACGTCTGA
- the ispH gene encoding 4-hydroxy-3-methylbut-2-enyl diphosphate reductase yields MENEILLAQPRGFCAGVDRAIEIVERALQQFGAPIYVRHEIVHNAYVVNDLRNKGAIFIEELDDVPTGNTLVFSAHGVSKAVRDEAESRGLKVFDATCPLVTKVHVEVAKMRKQGAEIIMIGHAGHPEVEGTMGQAEEGMHLVETVEDVEKLQVANPDLLAYVSQTTLSVDDTAEIIAALKLRFPNIIEPKKGDICYATTNRQEAVKFMAPQVEVVVVVGSPNSSNSNRLREVADKMGTPAYMVDNAAAIDPSWIVGKKRIGVTAGASAPEVLVQAVIDRLKELGAASVRALEGVEEHVTFPLPKGLTGDAAA; encoded by the coding sequence ATGGAAAACGAGATCCTGTTAGCCCAGCCGCGCGGCTTCTGTGCCGGTGTCGACCGTGCGATCGAGATCGTCGAGCGCGCCCTGCAGCAGTTCGGCGCGCCGATCTACGTGCGTCACGAGATCGTGCACAACGCCTATGTCGTCAACGACCTGCGCAACAAGGGCGCGATCTTCATCGAAGAGCTCGACGACGTTCCGACGGGCAACACCCTGGTGTTCTCGGCCCACGGCGTGTCGAAAGCCGTGCGCGACGAAGCCGAATCGCGCGGCCTGAAAGTCTTCGACGCCACCTGCCCGCTGGTCACCAAGGTCCACGTCGAAGTCGCCAAGATGCGCAAGCAGGGCGCCGAGATCATCATGATCGGCCACGCCGGCCACCCGGAAGTCGAGGGCACCATGGGCCAGGCGGAAGAGGGCATGCACCTGGTCGAGACGGTCGAGGACGTCGAGAAGCTGCAGGTCGCCAATCCGGACCTGCTGGCCTACGTGTCGCAGACCACGCTGTCGGTCGACGACACCGCCGAGATCATCGCCGCGCTCAAGCTGCGCTTCCCGAACATCATCGAGCCGAAGAAGGGCGACATCTGCTACGCCACCACCAACCGCCAGGAAGCCGTGAAGTTCATGGCGCCGCAGGTGGAAGTCGTGGTCGTGGTGGGCAGCCCGAACAGCTCGAACTCGAACCGCCTGCGCGAAGTGGCGGACAAGATGGGCACGCCGGCCTACATGGTCGACAACGCGGCCGCCATCGACCCCAGCTGGATCGTCGGCAAGAAGCGTATCGGCGTGACCGCCGGCGCTTCGGCCCCGGAAGTGCTGGTGCAGGCCGTGATCGACCGCCTGAAGGAACTCGGCGCGGCCAGCGTGCGCGCGCTCGAGGGCGTGGAAGAGCACGTTACCTTCCCGCTGCCGAAGGGCCTGACCGGCGACGCGGCCGCGTAA
- a CDS encoding peptidylprolyl isomerase → MSTTNAPIVTETAYLTLHYRLATADGTDIVTTFGSTPATLMLGQGQLAPPLEQRLLGMAEGTHTTFELGPDEAFGPRNPELIQAVSKKTLAENSVPDADYQVGDLVDFAAPGGGRFAGVLLQMRENDALFDFNHPLAGQTLKFEVQLISVL, encoded by the coding sequence ATGTCCACCACCAACGCTCCCATCGTCACCGAAACGGCTTACCTGACTCTGCATTATCGTCTTGCCACCGCCGACGGTACTGATATCGTCACAACCTTCGGCAGCACGCCGGCCACCCTGATGCTGGGCCAGGGCCAGCTCGCGCCGCCTCTCGAGCAACGCCTGCTGGGCATGGCAGAAGGCACGCATACGACCTTCGAACTGGGTCCCGATGAAGCTTTCGGCCCGCGCAACCCGGAACTGATCCAGGCCGTGTCGAAGAAGACGCTGGCGGAGAATTCGGTGCCGGACGCCGATTACCAGGTCGGCGACCTGGTCGACTTCGCCGCGCCGGGCGGCGGCCGTTTTGCCGGCGTCCTGCTGCAGATGCGCGAGAACGACGCCCTGTTCGACTTCAACCACCCGCTGGCCGGCCAGACCCTGAAGTTCGAAGTGCAACTGATTTCTGTCCTGTAA
- the radC gene encoding DNA repair protein RadC: MGIKDWSEQERPRERLVREGAQALSNSELLALLLRVGVRGKSAVELGRDILQHFGSLHGLFGATLSDFSEVHGLGMAKYAQMQAVMELARRAIAEQMHAGDVLSSPEAVKRYLRIRLGGRSYESFVVLFVDVKNRLIADKELFRGTLTHASVHPREVVKEALACNAASVLLAHNHPSGSPDPSEADLRLTHTLSQALALVDIRVLDHFVVAGPLVHSFAEHGQL; the protein is encoded by the coding sequence ATGGGAATCAAGGACTGGTCCGAACAGGAAAGACCGCGCGAACGCCTGGTGCGCGAAGGCGCGCAGGCGCTGTCCAATTCCGAGCTGCTGGCCCTGCTGCTGCGGGTGGGCGTGCGCGGCAAGAGCGCGGTCGAGCTGGGGCGCGACATCCTGCAGCACTTCGGCTCCCTGCATGGCCTGTTCGGGGCGACGCTGTCCGATTTTTCCGAAGTGCATGGGCTAGGCATGGCCAAATATGCGCAGATGCAGGCCGTGATGGAGCTGGCGCGCCGCGCGATCGCCGAGCAGATGCATGCCGGCGATGTGCTGTCCTCGCCCGAGGCGGTCAAGCGCTACCTGCGCATCAGGCTCGGCGGACGCTCCTACGAATCCTTCGTGGTGTTGTTTGTAGACGTCAAGAACCGCCTGATCGCCGACAAGGAGCTGTTCCGCGGCACCCTGACGCACGCCAGCGTCCACCCGCGCGAGGTGGTCAAGGAAGCCCTGGCCTGCAATGCGGCCAGCGTCCTGCTGGCGCACAACCACCCGTCCGGCTCGCCGGACCCGAGCGAAGCCGACCTTCGCCTGACGCATACGCTGAGCCAGGCGCTGGCGCTGGTCGACATCCGCGTGCTGGACCATTTCGTGGTGGCCGGGCCGCTGGTTCACTCGTTTGCCGAGCACGGCCAGCTCTAG
- a CDS encoding glycosyltransferase family 39 protein: MHDDSPAELQRPPDSRAAPPDPPSGADARPLLALLAWCLAYFLIRLAEHGTLERDEAEIVYLTQDLRLGYGTQPPLYAWLQWLSFDIFGINRFGLLILKTLVLAATCITVYRAARLLIGRHGALAITASLALFPQVGWEAMRIQTHSVLMTAIAGATLWLYFALLGRPTLARHVGFGLLCGLGLQAKYNYGVFLMGLLGASLLVRAHRELLWNRRIWTAVLPAILLVLPHAGWMVQDPGLAFGGTLRKMQDGAIAAPWLRRVVQGGLGELKAVASFVTPPALVWAAVCWRRRALWRGRASFDRTAPASRFFACLYAICGAALLVLALTGEVGTIKERWMIPLLFSLPLGVVVMFPALGRDAIYADIRRIAVTVALCLLALLPARPWLGPVLGKDMTRNHPYPALAQALQRQCPAARTIVTESLLTAGNLRFALPTLRSVLLEDERRERHDLAAPAVLVAHAQDAPAALASFHAIWPAARLARGEVVELALEHGGGSGRRMAFMLACVPAGPP, encoded by the coding sequence ATGCACGACGACTCGCCGGCCGAATTGCAGCGGCCGCCAGATTCCCGCGCCGCGCCCCCGGATCCGCCATCCGGCGCGGACGCGCGCCCACTGCTGGCGCTGCTCGCCTGGTGCCTGGCCTACTTCCTCATCCGCCTGGCGGAGCACGGCACGCTCGAGCGCGACGAGGCCGAGATCGTCTATCTCACCCAGGATCTGCGGCTCGGCTACGGCACCCAGCCGCCGCTGTACGCTTGGCTGCAGTGGCTCAGCTTCGACATCTTCGGCATCAACCGCTTCGGCCTGCTGATCCTCAAGACCCTGGTGCTGGCCGCGACCTGCATCACGGTGTACCGGGCGGCCCGGCTCTTGATCGGACGCCATGGCGCGCTGGCCATCACGGCGTCGCTGGCGCTGTTTCCCCAGGTCGGCTGGGAAGCGATGCGCATCCAGACCCATTCGGTGCTGATGACCGCCATTGCCGGCGCCACCCTGTGGCTGTACTTCGCGCTGCTGGGAAGGCCGACGCTGGCGCGCCATGTCGGCTTCGGGCTGCTGTGCGGGCTCGGCCTGCAGGCCAAGTACAACTACGGCGTGTTCCTGATGGGCCTGCTGGGGGCCAGCCTGCTGGTGCGCGCGCATCGCGAGCTCCTGTGGAACCGCAGGATCTGGACTGCCGTGCTGCCGGCCATCCTGCTGGTGCTGCCGCATGCCGGCTGGATGGTGCAGGATCCCGGCCTGGCCTTCGGCGGCACGCTGCGCAAGATGCAGGATGGGGCGATCGCCGCGCCGTGGCTCCGGCGGGTGGTGCAGGGCGGCCTGGGGGAGCTGAAGGCGGTCGCCAGCTTCGTCACGCCGCCGGCGCTGGTCTGGGCGGCGGTCTGCTGGCGCCGCAGGGCGCTGTGGCGCGGGCGGGCCAGCTTCGACCGTACCGCGCCGGCCAGCCGCTTCTTCGCCTGCCTGTACGCCATCTGCGGCGCAGCGCTGCTCGTGCTCGCGCTGACGGGGGAGGTCGGCACGATCAAGGAACGCTGGATGATTCCGCTGCTGTTTTCCCTGCCGCTGGGCGTCGTCGTCATGTTTCCCGCGCTGGGCCGGGACGCCATCTACGCCGATATCCGGCGCATCGCCGTGACGGTTGCGCTGTGCCTGCTGGCCCTGCTGCCGGCGCGACCCTGGCTGGGGCCGGTCCTGGGCAAGGACATGACGCGCAATCACCCCTATCCCGCGCTGGCGCAGGCGCTGCAGCGGCAATGCCCGGCCGCGCGCACGATCGTGACGGAAAGCCTGCTGACGGCCGGCAACCTGCGCTTCGCCCTGCCCACGCTGCGCTCCGTGCTGCTGGAAGACGAACGGCGCGAGCGTCACGACCTGGCCGCGCCGGCCGTGCTGGTGGCCCATGCGCAGGACGCGCCCGCCGCGCTGGCAAGTTTCCACGCGATCTGGCCGGCGGCCCGGCTGGCGCGCGGCGAGGTGGTGGAGCTGGCGCTGGAACACGGCGGGGGCAGCGGCAGGCGCATGGCCTTCATGCTGGCTTGCGTCCCGGCCGGTCCGCCGTAA
- the rpmB gene encoding 50S ribosomal protein L28, translated as MARVCQVTGKGPMVGNNVSHANNKTKRRFLPNLQNRRIFVESENRWVSLRISNAGLRVIDKLGIDAVLADLRARGEKI; from the coding sequence ATGGCACGTGTTTGCCAAGTTACTGGCAAGGGCCCGATGGTTGGCAACAACGTCTCCCACGCCAACAACAAAACCAAGCGTCGTTTTCTGCCGAACCTGCAGAACCGCCGCATCTTCGTAGAATCCGAAAACCGCTGGGTCTCCCTGCGTATTTCGAATGCCGGCCTGCGCGTCATCGACAAGCTGGGCATCGACGCTGTGCTGGCCGATCTGCGCGCCCGCGGCGAGAAAATCTAA